One Bradyrhizobium sp. ISRA464 genomic window carries:
- a CDS encoding hydantoinase B/oxoprolinase family protein: MTAPAKIDPITRSVVQHRLSSIVREMGEAMLRTSYSQILNSSRDFSLAICDTRGRLIAQADHIPVHVGALPWATLAVEERFKDVAPGDVILLNDPYQGGSHLPDLTAFVPVFDSGKRLLWTIVRAHQSDIGGATHGAYNPGATEIYQEGIRIPPIKLYEAGKPREDLLDLLALNIRNPREFRGDLAAMLGAAHLGERRVSKLFSEFGAEVVEAAIEAILDATEQQTRAVVASWKDGVFYGEAFLDDDGHGRTDIKIAAKVTKKGSDIEVDLTGSDPQSTSFVNSSHANMQAAVAMAFAYLIDADIPKNTGALRPLKVVARQGTIVWADPGRPVTLCTSHPSNEIVEAIVKAMSASCPDRVMGGWGRRFRIAIQGEDPRNGRNFIWHMFQARPGGGASIGGDGYSSIGEWHTVGGLKFGSIEVAEVRFPLHFRRHEFRPDSGGDGQHRGGLGVALDMVLETQKPAKGNTAGDGARHGPCGMLGGKDGEPHHYRLLSEGRAPRVLKTKEVGIELRPGDCLEVRSSGGGGWGPPEQRSAEARARDAAQGLVSKAV; encoded by the coding sequence GTGACCGCGCCCGCCAAGATCGATCCGATCACCCGCTCCGTCGTTCAGCATCGCCTGTCTTCGATCGTGAGGGAAATGGGCGAAGCCATGCTTCGCACCTCCTATTCGCAGATCCTCAATTCCAGCCGCGATTTCTCGCTGGCGATCTGCGACACGCGTGGCCGGTTGATCGCGCAGGCTGATCACATCCCGGTCCATGTCGGCGCCTTGCCTTGGGCGACATTGGCGGTCGAGGAACGCTTCAAGGATGTCGCACCGGGCGATGTCATCCTGCTCAACGATCCCTATCAGGGCGGCAGCCATCTGCCCGATCTCACGGCCTTCGTTCCGGTGTTCGACAGCGGCAAGCGGCTGCTCTGGACCATCGTGCGCGCGCATCAGAGCGATATCGGCGGCGCCACCCATGGCGCCTACAATCCCGGCGCGACCGAGATCTACCAGGAAGGCATCCGCATTCCGCCGATCAAGCTCTACGAGGCCGGCAAGCCGCGCGAGGATCTGCTCGACCTGCTGGCGCTGAACATCCGCAACCCCAGAGAATTCCGTGGCGACCTCGCGGCGATGCTGGGCGCCGCGCATCTCGGCGAGCGCCGGGTGTCGAAACTGTTCAGCGAGTTCGGTGCCGAGGTTGTCGAGGCCGCGATCGAGGCGATCCTCGATGCCACCGAGCAGCAGACCCGCGCCGTAGTCGCGAGCTGGAAGGACGGCGTGTTCTACGGCGAAGCTTTCCTGGACGACGACGGCCACGGCCGCACTGACATCAAGATCGCGGCCAAGGTGACGAAAAAGGGCAGCGATATCGAGGTCGATCTCACCGGTTCGGACCCGCAGTCGACGAGTTTCGTCAATTCGTCGCACGCCAACATGCAGGCCGCGGTCGCGATGGCCTTTGCCTATCTGATCGATGCCGACATCCCCAAGAACACCGGCGCGCTGCGGCCGCTGAAGGTGGTGGCCAGGCAGGGCACCATCGTCTGGGCCGATCCCGGCCGTCCCGTCACGCTGTGCACCAGCCATCCTTCGAACGAGATTGTCGAAGCGATCGTCAAGGCGATGTCGGCATCCTGTCCGGACCGTGTGATGGGCGGCTGGGGCCGCCGCTTCCGCATCGCGATCCAGGGCGAAGACCCGCGCAACGGACGAAACTTCATCTGGCACATGTTCCAGGCGCGGCCCGGCGGCGGGGCCTCGATCGGCGGCGACGGCTATTCGTCGATCGGCGAATGGCACACGGTCGGAGGCTTGAAGTTCGGCAGCATCGAGGTCGCCGAGGTGCGCTTTCCCCTGCATTTCCGCCGGCACGAATTCCGTCCGGATTCCGGCGGCGACGGCCAGCATCGCGGCGGCCTCGGCGTCGCGCTCGACATGGTGCTGGAGACGCAAAAACCCGCCAAGGGCAACACCGCCGGCGACGGCGCGCGCCACGGCCCCTGCGGCATGCTCGGCGGCAAGGACGGCGAGCCGCACCATTATCGCCTGCTGTCGGAGGGCCGCGCGCCGCGCGTGCTGAAGACCAAGGAGGTCGGCATCGAGCTGCGCCCCGGCGACTGCCTCGAGGTCCGTTCCTCCGGCGGCGGCGGCTGGGGGCCGCCCGAGCAGCGATCGGCGGAGGCGCGTGCGCGCGACGCAGCCCAGGGTCTGGTTTCGAAAGCGGTGTAG
- a CDS encoding SDR family oxidoreductase, translating into MNLSMKDRVAVVTGGSKGIGIAVARRFAESGAKVAILARGAADLATAREMLAKDGLAVRDYVCDVSKAADIAKAHDRIVADLGGIDVLVNNAGTARTMAFESISDEAWQEDLDLKLFAAIRFSRLVWPGMKQRKWGRIINVLNTFAKAPAGHSAPTSVSRAAGMALTKVMANEGGEHNILVNALLVGLIMSDQWVKRHAAQAPNTDFEEFAKGLAKGTPLGRIGTAEEFANLACFLASEQGSYITGTAINVDGGRSPVV; encoded by the coding sequence ATGAACCTATCAATGAAGGACCGCGTCGCCGTCGTGACCGGCGGCAGCAAGGGCATCGGGATCGCGGTGGCGCGCCGGTTTGCGGAATCGGGCGCCAAGGTGGCGATCCTCGCCCGCGGCGCGGCCGATCTCGCAACCGCGCGCGAGATGCTGGCCAAGGACGGGCTCGCGGTACGCGATTACGTCTGCGACGTCTCGAAGGCCGCCGACATTGCTAAAGCCCACGACCGGATCGTCGCAGATCTCGGCGGGATCGACGTGCTCGTCAACAACGCCGGGACGGCGCGCACCATGGCCTTCGAGAGCATCAGCGACGAGGCCTGGCAGGAAGATCTCGACCTGAAGCTGTTCGCCGCGATCCGCTTCAGCCGGCTGGTCTGGCCGGGGATGAAGCAGCGCAAATGGGGCCGCATCATCAACGTGCTCAACACCTTTGCCAAGGCGCCGGCGGGCCACTCCGCGCCGACCTCGGTGTCGCGCGCCGCTGGCATGGCGCTGACCAAGGTCATGGCCAATGAAGGCGGCGAGCACAATATCCTGGTGAATGCGCTGCTGGTCGGCCTGATCATGAGCGATCAGTGGGTCAAGCGCCACGCGGCGCAAGCGCCGAACACGGATTTCGAGGAGTTCGCGAAGGGCCTTGCCAAGGGCACGCCGCTCGGCCGCATCGGCACAGCGGAGGAGTTCGCCAACCTCGCCTGCTTCCTCGCTTCCGAGCAGGGCTCCTACATCACCGGCACCGCCATCAATGTCGACGGCGGTCGATCGCCGGTGGTCTAG
- a CDS encoding mandelate racemase/muconate lactonizing enzyme family protein, producing the protein MTKATTVKSVETLACDAGWRNYHFVKVTTQDGLVGWSEYDEGFGAPGVTAAIERLSARVVGRNAFQHERIYAELFAATRPAAGGVVALALGAIENALLDVKAKALGVPCYDLLGGKIRDRVRVYWSHCATWRINHPDWYKPAITDLDGVKAIGREVREKKFSAMKTNIFVYTDGKPQGWRPGFGSPFEPEINVDRTVLRNLCMHLEAIRDGAGPDVDLLLDLNFNAKTEGYLKILRAIEKMDMFWVEIDTFNPQALGYIRRQSPHPISSCETLLGLREFLPYFTEQAMDVAIIDTPWNGVWQSMKIANAAEHFEVNVAPHNFYGHLCTMMNAHFCAAVPNLRIMETDIDRLAWDHELFTHVPEFVDGHLVIPDRPGWGTEPNEEGLRAHPPKNKGGLLNYGLKK; encoded by the coding sequence ATGACCAAAGCAACAACAGTCAAAAGCGTCGAAACGCTCGCCTGCGATGCCGGCTGGCGGAATTATCACTTCGTCAAGGTGACGACCCAGGACGGGCTGGTCGGCTGGAGCGAATATGACGAGGGCTTTGGCGCGCCCGGCGTGACGGCGGCAATCGAGCGGCTGTCGGCGCGGGTGGTCGGCAGGAACGCGTTCCAGCATGAGCGGATCTATGCCGAGCTGTTTGCCGCGACGCGTCCGGCCGCCGGCGGCGTGGTCGCGCTGGCGCTGGGCGCGATCGAGAACGCGCTGCTCGACGTCAAGGCCAAGGCGCTCGGCGTGCCCTGCTACGACCTGCTCGGCGGCAAGATCCGCGACCGCGTACGAGTCTACTGGTCGCATTGCGCGACGTGGCGCATCAATCATCCCGACTGGTACAAGCCGGCGATCACTGATCTCGACGGCGTGAAGGCGATCGGCCGCGAGGTGCGCGAGAAGAAATTCTCGGCGATGAAGACCAACATCTTCGTCTACACCGACGGCAAGCCCCAGGGCTGGCGGCCCGGCTTCGGTTCGCCGTTCGAGCCCGAGATCAATGTCGACCGCACCGTGCTGCGCAATCTCTGCATGCATCTGGAAGCGATCCGCGACGGCGCGGGGCCGGACGTCGATCTGCTGCTCGACCTCAACTTCAACGCCAAGACCGAAGGCTATCTGAAGATCCTGCGCGCCATCGAGAAGATGGACATGTTCTGGGTGGAGATCGACACCTTCAACCCGCAGGCGCTGGGCTATATCCGCCGCCAGAGCCCGCATCCGATCTCGTCATGCGAGACGCTGCTGGGCCTGCGCGAGTTCCTGCCCTATTTCACCGAACAGGCGATGGATGTCGCGATCATCGACACGCCCTGGAACGGCGTCTGGCAGTCGATGAAGATCGCCAATGCCGCCGAGCATTTCGAGGTCAACGTCGCGCCGCATAATTTCTACGGCCACCTCTGCACCATGATGAACGCGCATTTCTGCGCGGCAGTGCCGAACTTGCGGATCATGGAGACCGACATCGACCGCCTCGCCTGGGACCACGAGCTGTTCACCCATGTGCCCGAGTTCGTCGACGGCCATCTCGTGATTCCGGATCGCCCGGGCTGGGGTACCGAGCCGAACGAGGAAGGCCTGCGCGCCCATCCGCCGAAGAACAAGGGCGGGTTGTTGAACTACGGGCTGAAGAAGTAG
- a CDS encoding HU family DNA-binding protein — MATQLSKSQVIEKIATTTELSKRDVKNVLDTLVDVGHKELKKNGVFLVPGFAKFVVVKKPATKARKGTNPFTGEEMMFKAKPARKIVRARPVKAAKDAV, encoded by the coding sequence ATGGCTACCCAATTGTCGAAGTCGCAAGTGATCGAAAAGATCGCGACCACCACCGAACTCTCCAAGCGCGATGTCAAGAACGTGTTGGACACGCTCGTCGATGTCGGCCACAAGGAGCTGAAGAAGAACGGGGTGTTCCTCGTTCCCGGCTTCGCGAAGTTCGTCGTGGTCAAGAAGCCTGCGACCAAGGCGCGCAAGGGCACCAACCCCTTCACGGGCGAAGAGATGATGTTCAAGGCCAAGCCGGCCCGGAAGATCGTCCGCGCACGGCCGGTCAAGGCCGCCAAGGACGCGGTTTAA
- a CDS encoding MFS transporter, whose product MDGAAATEEAGIGFRALILALLALASGHMLSTLLRTIPGISLDLMASDFGTSPQVLASLTSIYHFSFAASQVPVGAAMDRFGVRPVSISLLIGTIVGALVSALAVGPATFLLGQILLGVATSGMLMCPMTLAAKQMSAAKFGLWSGLILSIGNTGMLLSSSPLAFVVDQFGWRAGFWGSAGLGVAVLIAVFALVPQQPAAHADDSSPLHQMVEVLRLGVSRGLRGVIALSLVSLGVVLALRALWGGPWLMDVKGLSRIEAGNVLGLFTLAMTVGPICIGVFDRKFGHRRAVVGGSHALAALLFVLMAAGAPHFPVSNLFGVAAMPSQYDLVLLILIGFVTSAQPLLYGMTRQLVDPQNTGKALSAVNLAFFLGAALMQSSTAGVAALYGLPAMLLYMAGALLIGTVLFWVYTSATAAIR is encoded by the coding sequence GTGGACGGCGCGGCGGCAACGGAAGAGGCGGGGATCGGTTTCCGCGCACTGATTCTTGCACTTCTGGCATTGGCCTCGGGCCATATGCTGTCGACCCTGCTGCGGACAATTCCGGGGATCAGCCTCGACCTGATGGCGTCCGATTTCGGCACCTCGCCGCAGGTGCTGGCGAGCCTCACCTCGATCTATCATTTCTCCTTCGCCGCCTCGCAGGTTCCGGTCGGTGCCGCGATGGACCGCTTCGGCGTGCGTCCGGTGTCGATCAGCCTTCTGATCGGAACGATCGTCGGCGCGCTGGTGTCGGCGCTCGCGGTCGGGCCGGCGACGTTCCTGCTCGGGCAGATTCTGCTCGGTGTCGCCACCTCGGGCATGCTGATGTGCCCGATGACGCTCGCGGCCAAGCAGATGTCGGCGGCGAAGTTCGGACTGTGGTCCGGACTGATCCTCTCGATCGGCAACACCGGCATGCTGCTGTCGTCGAGTCCGCTTGCCTTCGTCGTCGACCAGTTCGGCTGGCGGGCCGGGTTCTGGGGGTCGGCCGGTCTCGGCGTCGCCGTGTTGATCGCGGTCTTCGCGCTGGTGCCGCAGCAGCCCGCCGCGCATGCGGACGATTCGTCGCCGCTGCATCAGATGGTCGAGGTGTTGCGGCTCGGCGTCTCGCGCGGCTTGCGCGGGGTGATCGCGTTGTCGCTGGTCTCGCTCGGCGTCGTGCTGGCGCTGCGTGCGCTGTGGGGCGGACCGTGGCTGATGGATGTGAAGGGCCTGAGCCGCATCGAGGCCGGCAATGTGCTCGGCCTGTTCACGCTGGCAATGACGGTCGGGCCGATTTGCATCGGCGTGTTCGATCGCAAGTTCGGGCATCGCCGCGCCGTGGTTGGCGGCAGTCATGCGCTGGCGGCGCTGCTGTTCGTGCTGATGGCCGCGGGCGCCCCGCATTTTCCGGTCTCGAACCTGTTCGGCGTCGCCGCGATGCCGTCGCAATATGACCTCGTGCTGCTGATCCTGATCGGCTTTGTCACCTCGGCGCAGCCGCTGCTCTACGGCATGACGCGGCAGCTCGTCGATCCCCAGAACACCGGCAAGGCACTGTCGGCCGTCAACCTCGCCTTCTTCCTTGGCGCTGCGCTGATGCAGTCGAGCACCGCCGGCGTCGCGGCGCTGTACGGACTGCCCGCGATGCTCTTGTACATGGCAGGCGCGCTGCTCATCGGGACCGTGCTGTTTTGGGTCTATACCTCGGCGACGGCGGCGATAAGATAG
- a CDS encoding ABC transporter substrate-binding protein, whose product MSLVLAAALVSATPSRAQQAPATAADNDIRIGNIMPYTGPLAAFATIGRAEAAYFDMINERGGINGRKIRFISVDDSSNPKTAMEQTRDLVEKQNVLLMFGSFGTPDNLATRTYLNEKKVPQLFVASGDEAWAHPRTYPWTMGWQPTFRAEGRIYANYIQASYPDRKIAVLWQNDQFGRDLFKGLQEGLGDTAGMIVADLAFDASETRIENQLGILKASGADILVFDGAPAIAARAIRSAADLDWHPVFILDNASASIASALRPAGLQNSLGVISTSFLKDASDASWKEDPQIKAWFAFMDKYFPDGDKDDLYAVFGYAAADTLLQVLRQCGDDLSRENIMRQAASLRNYHTPVALPGIVINTGPQDFRPIKQMRLVQFDGNAWQPIGDVIDSAFATVRDDN is encoded by the coding sequence ATGTCCCTTGTCCTGGCGGCAGCGCTGGTCTCCGCCACGCCGTCACGCGCACAGCAGGCACCGGCGACCGCCGCCGACAACGACATCCGCATCGGCAACATCATGCCCTACACAGGGCCGCTTGCGGCGTTCGCCACCATCGGGCGGGCGGAAGCGGCCTATTTCGACATGATCAACGAGCGTGGTGGCATCAACGGGCGCAAGATCAGGTTCATCTCGGTCGATGACAGCTCCAATCCGAAGACCGCGATGGAGCAGACCCGCGATCTCGTCGAGAAGCAGAACGTGCTTTTGATGTTCGGCTCGTTCGGCACGCCGGACAATCTGGCGACGCGGACCTATCTCAACGAGAAGAAGGTCCCGCAGCTCTTCGTCGCCTCGGGCGACGAGGCATGGGCGCATCCCAGAACCTATCCGTGGACCATGGGATGGCAGCCGACCTTCCGCGCCGAGGGGCGGATCTATGCCAATTACATCCAGGCGTCCTATCCCGATCGCAAGATCGCCGTGCTCTGGCAGAACGATCAGTTCGGCCGCGACCTGTTCAAGGGGTTGCAGGAGGGCCTCGGCGATACCGCGGGCATGATCGTGGCCGATCTTGCCTTCGACGCGTCGGAGACCAGGATCGAAAACCAGCTCGGAATATTGAAGGCCTCCGGCGCCGACATCCTGGTGTTCGACGGCGCGCCGGCGATCGCCGCGCGTGCGATCCGCAGCGCCGCGGATCTCGACTGGCACCCGGTGTTCATCCTCGACAATGCGTCGGCCTCGATCGCCAGCGCGTTGCGGCCGGCGGGCCTGCAGAATTCACTCGGCGTGATCTCGACGTCGTTCCTGAAGGACGCCAGCGATGCCTCTTGGAAGGAGGATCCGCAGATCAAGGCGTGGTTCGCTTTCATGGACAAGTATTTCCCCGACGGCGACAAGGACGATCTCTATGCCGTGTTCGGCTACGCCGCGGCGGACACGCTGCTCCAGGTCCTGCGCCAATGCGGCGACGACCTGTCGCGCGAGAACATCATGCGGCAGGCGGCGTCGCTGCGGAACTACCACACCCCGGTCGCGTTGCCGGGCATCGTCATTAACACCGGCCCGCAGGATTTCCGCCCGATCAAGCAGATGCGGCTGGTGCAGTTCGACGGCAACGCCTGGCAGCCGATCGGCGACGTGATCGACAGCGCATTCGCGACGGTGCGGGATGATAATTGA
- a CDS encoding hydantoinase/oxoprolinase family protein, with amino-acid sequence MFTIGIDIGGTYTDLVATDETGRTVFAKSPSTPADQSIGVMAGLEELARRLGVTRAAILAETDRLVHGTTVATNALLERKGAKVALLTTEGHRDVVEMREGLKPDRYDLRTPPPEPLVPRERRFGVRERLKADGSAVIPLNAAALDDAIADVKRSGATSVAVCFLHAYLNPVHELAAVERLAHELPDITVSRSSDVLPQIKEYERVSTTIVNAYVEPTVRRYLTNLEQRLHEAGFAGSLFVVLSHGGMAPVEEASRLAAGTVLSGPAGGISGSRRCAAMLGIPDLVPFDMGGTSTDISLISDGQASLSADGMLAGQRIALRSLDIASIAAGGGSIASVDGSRTLRVGPESAGSVPGPACYGNGGTAATVTDANVVLGYLDAAAFMGGARPLDRAAAEAAVDRIAQALELSRLEAAAGIYKMINLKMADGIRLMTLRRGVDPRKFALLSFGGAAGMHAAEVARELEIKRIIVPTVASVLSAWGMLTSDLRYEVSRTHYGTGRISADEVRALFAGLEAQAAGRLRSWFKGDIAIERSAEMRYGEQVFEIDVPLGDLDLGAADLVAQIEDRFHRRHEELYTYASRGQEVVFVNARVAAVGKVAPAGGDVGRVTSTAPCAPRGKRQAWFGAWREVPVYALDDLKPGQSLMGPAIIEAETTTVLVDTDDRVVVNALGWLDITLR; translated from the coding sequence ATGTTCACGATCGGAATAGACATCGGCGGCACCTACACCGACCTGGTTGCCACTGATGAAACCGGACGCACCGTTTTCGCGAAGTCGCCATCCACGCCGGCCGACCAGTCGATCGGCGTCATGGCGGGGCTGGAAGAGCTCGCGCGACGGCTCGGCGTGACGCGCGCGGCGATCCTGGCGGAGACCGATCGCCTCGTGCACGGCACGACGGTTGCCACCAATGCGCTGCTGGAGCGCAAGGGCGCCAAGGTCGCGCTGCTCACCACCGAGGGCCATCGCGACGTCGTCGAGATGCGCGAAGGTCTGAAGCCCGACCGCTACGATCTGCGCACGCCGCCGCCCGAGCCGCTGGTTCCGCGCGAGCGCCGCTTCGGCGTACGCGAGCGGCTGAAGGCGGACGGCAGCGCGGTGATCCCGCTGAATGCTGCCGCGCTCGACGATGCGATCGCCGACGTGAAGCGGTCGGGCGCGACCTCGGTCGCGGTGTGCTTCCTGCACGCATATCTTAATCCGGTGCACGAGCTCGCCGCGGTCGAACGTCTGGCGCACGAACTGCCTGATATCACCGTGTCGCGCTCGAGCGACGTGCTGCCGCAGATCAAGGAATATGAGCGCGTTTCGACCACGATCGTGAACGCCTATGTCGAACCGACAGTCCGTCGCTATCTCACCAATCTCGAGCAACGCCTGCATGAAGCGGGCTTTGCGGGCTCGCTGTTCGTTGTGCTGTCGCATGGCGGCATGGCGCCGGTGGAGGAGGCCTCGCGTCTCGCCGCGGGCACGGTGCTGTCGGGGCCGGCCGGCGGCATCTCCGGCAGCCGCCGTTGTGCGGCTATGCTCGGCATTCCCGATCTCGTGCCGTTCGACATGGGTGGCACCTCGACCGACATCTCGCTGATATCAGACGGCCAGGCCTCGCTGTCCGCCGACGGCATGCTCGCGGGCCAGCGTATTGCGCTGCGCAGCCTCGACATTGCCAGCATCGCGGCCGGCGGCGGCTCGATCGCGAGCGTCGACGGCAGCCGCACGCTGCGGGTGGGGCCGGAGAGCGCAGGCTCGGTGCCGGGCCCGGCCTGTTACGGCAATGGTGGCACCGCCGCCACCGTCACCGACGCCAATGTCGTGCTCGGTTATCTCGATGCCGCCGCCTTCATGGGCGGCGCGCGGCCGCTCGATCGTGCAGCCGCCGAGGCCGCAGTCGATCGTATCGCGCAAGCGCTCGAGCTGTCGCGGCTCGAGGCGGCGGCCGGCATCTACAAGATGATCAATTTGAAGATGGCCGACGGCATCCGTCTGATGACGCTGCGTCGCGGCGTCGATCCGCGGAAATTCGCATTGCTGAGCTTCGGCGGCGCGGCCGGTATGCATGCCGCGGAGGTGGCGCGCGAGCTCGAGATCAAACGCATCATCGTGCCGACCGTCGCCTCCGTTCTCTCCGCCTGGGGCATGCTGACCAGCGACCTCCGCTACGAGGTCAGCCGCACGCATTACGGCACGGGCCGGATTTCCGCGGACGAGGTGCGCGCGTTGTTCGCCGGGCTGGAGGCGCAGGCCGCAGGTCGGCTGCGTTCCTGGTTCAAGGGCGATATCGCGATCGAGCGCTCGGCGGAGATGCGCTATGGCGAGCAGGTGTTCGAGATCGACGTGCCGCTCGGCGACCTCGATCTCGGTGCTGCCGACCTGGTCGCGCAGATCGAGGATCGCTTCCATCGCCGCCACGAGGAACTCTACACCTACGCCTCGCGCGGTCAGGAGGTGGTGTTCGTCAACGCGCGCGTCGCGGCCGTCGGCAAGGTCGCGCCAGCGGGCGGCGACGTCGGCCGGGTGACGTCAACCGCGCCGTGCGCGCCGCGTGGCAAGCGGCAGGCCTGGTTCGGCGCCTGGCGCGAGGTGCCGGTCTATGCGCTTGACGATCTCAAGCCTGGCCAGTCGCTCATGGGGCCGGCGATCATCGAGGCCGAGACCACGACGGTTTTGGTCGACACTGACGATCGCGTGGTGGTCAATGCGCTCGGCTGGCTCGACATAACTTTGCGCTGA
- a CDS encoding CoA transferase, with the protein MGALSHLRIVEIGSAAATSYCARLFADFGADVQKVEPPQGDPLRRTAPLTRSGQSAWFAFLNFNKSSVVLDRSDAHAASLLNELIGACDILLDGRGLDAADCPDIDLDAIKRNNPGLIHLDLSWFGDRGPYAKFAATDATIRALSGLVKLVGPEAGPPMHAPDFQTGILGGLWGFIAASSSVIGRMQDGRGRSSHLSLFEASIAVTEYIMFEAFSRGDIMRRIGVNRFWPTFPVGIYETKQGWLGVTTVTPAQWRSFCEMLDLTDLRDDPTLFLGVDRLQHVADIEGKILPRLKQRTAQEWFAEGLKRKIPIVPVPEISDLIADEEKRARGAIVPITVGDEAGFSAGTMQRLMGTPPLRGGRVPSIGEQQVKRETAPRAAAPKPVAANRLPLEGIRVVDFSMGWAGPICTRTLADLGADVIKIEAIQYPDWWRGVDRRPAYVLEQMYEKSVRYCIMNRNKRGITLDLTRSKGLALAKRLLADADLVVDNYSVEVLPKLGLGYDVLSKMNPKLVMMSMSAFGAGSVYRDCRAYGSTLEQGSGLPSVVGDAGGPPVMSHTAFGDAVGGLNGCAAVLTALIHARLTGQGQFIDLAQIECMMPFAAPWIVAHSIDGTPPVKYGNRHPDFVPHGCFRCAGEDNWIVVAVSDDAMWPRLARLLGREDWAADARFKTAAGRRAIEGEIEAAITAWTSMRDPDAAMAALQAAGVASGVARLPIDLLKDPQLHARGFIQEVDRAFVGKHPQPSMPFREGAEPFAIRSVPPTLGEHNREILGGMLGLTDAELEELAREGIIGTEMLMEEQLVKEKKRAAG; encoded by the coding sequence ATGGGCGCGTTGTCGCATCTGCGGATTGTCGAGATTGGAAGCGCGGCTGCGACAAGCTATTGCGCGCGGCTGTTCGCCGACTTCGGGGCCGACGTGCAGAAGGTCGAACCGCCGCAGGGCGATCCACTTCGCCGCACCGCGCCGCTGACGCGGAGCGGGCAGAGCGCGTGGTTCGCGTTTCTGAACTTCAACAAATCCAGCGTCGTGCTCGACAGGAGCGATGCGCATGCTGCGTCGCTGTTGAACGAGCTGATCGGAGCTTGCGACATCTTGCTCGATGGGCGCGGCCTTGATGCGGCGGATTGTCCCGATATCGATCTCGACGCGATCAAGCGGAACAATCCCGGCCTGATCCATCTCGACCTCTCCTGGTTCGGCGATCGCGGTCCGTATGCCAAGTTCGCCGCGACCGACGCCACGATCCGCGCGCTGTCCGGCCTGGTGAAGCTGGTCGGCCCGGAAGCAGGACCGCCGATGCACGCGCCGGATTTCCAGACCGGTATCCTCGGCGGGCTCTGGGGTTTCATCGCCGCCAGCTCGTCGGTGATTGGGCGCATGCAGGACGGGCGCGGCCGCTCTAGCCATCTGAGCCTGTTCGAGGCCAGCATCGCCGTCACCGAATACATCATGTTCGAGGCGTTCTCGCGCGGCGACATCATGCGGCGGATCGGCGTCAACCGCTTCTGGCCCACCTTTCCGGTCGGCATCTACGAGACCAAGCAAGGCTGGCTCGGCGTCACCACGGTGACACCGGCGCAGTGGCGCAGCTTCTGCGAGATGCTCGATCTCACCGACCTGCGTGACGATCCGACGCTGTTCCTCGGCGTCGACCGGCTGCAACATGTCGCCGACATCGAGGGCAAAATATTGCCGAGGCTCAAACAGCGGACCGCGCAGGAATGGTTCGCCGAGGGCCTCAAGCGCAAGATCCCGATCGTGCCGGTGCCTGAGATCTCGGATCTCATCGCCGATGAGGAGAAGCGCGCTCGCGGCGCCATCGTGCCGATCACTGTCGGCGATGAGGCCGGCTTCAGCGCCGGCACGATGCAGCGGCTGATGGGCACGCCGCCGCTTCGCGGTGGCCGGGTTCCCAGCATCGGCGAGCAGCAGGTAAAACGCGAGACGGCACCGCGCGCAGCGGCACCAAAGCCAGTTGCGGCCAATCGCCTGCCGCTCGAAGGCATCCGCGTCGTCGATTTCTCGATGGGCTGGGCCGGCCCGATCTGCACCCGCACGCTCGCCGATCTCGGCGCTGACGTCATCAAGATCGAGGCGATCCAGTATCCGGACTGGTGGCGCGGCGTCGATCGCCGCCCGGCTTACGTGCTGGAGCAGATGTACGAGAAGTCGGTGCGCTACTGCATCATGAACCGCAACAAGCGCGGCATCACGCTCGATCTGACCCGGTCGAAGGGGCTGGCGCTGGCCAAACGCCTGCTCGCCGATGCCGACCTCGTGGTCGACAATTATTCGGTCGAGGTGCTGCCGAAGCTCGGTCTCGGCTACGACGTGCTGAGCAAGATGAATCCAAAGCTCGTGATGATGTCGATGTCGGCGTTCGGCGCCGGCAGTGTTTATCGGGATTGCCGCGCCTATGGCTCGACGCTGGAGCAGGGCTCGGGGCTGCCGAGCGTGGTCGGCGATGCCGGCGGGCCGCCGGTGATGAGCCACACCGCGTTCGGCGATGCCGTCGGCGGTCTCAACGGCTGCGCCGCGGTATTGACCGCGCTGATCCATGCCAGGCTGACCGGGCAGGGGCAGTTCATCGATCTCGCCCAGATCGAATGCATGATGCCGTTCGCGGCGCCTTGGATTGTTGCGCATTCGATCGACGGCACGCCGCCGGTCAAATACGGCAATCGCCATCCGGATTTCGTGCCGCATGGCTGCTTCCGTTGCGCCGGTGAGGATAACTGGATCGTGGTCGCGGTGTCCGACGACGCGATGTGGCCCAGGCTCGCGCGGCTGCTCGGCCGCGAGGACTGGGCGGCCGATGCAAGGTTCAAGACGGCCGCAGGCCGCCGCGCCATCGAAGGCGAGATCGAGGCTGCGATCACGGCCTGGACCTCGATGCGCGATCCGGATGCGGCGATGGCCGCGCTGCAGGCGGCTGGTGTCGCCTCAGGCGTCGCGCGACTGCCGATCGATCTCCTGAAGGACCCGCAGCTCCATGCTCGCGGCTTCATCCAGGAGGTCGACCGCGCCTTTGTCGGCAAGCATCCGCAGCCGTCGATGCCGTTCCGCGAGGGCGCCGAACCCTTTGCGATCCGCTCGGTGCCGCCGACGCTCGGCGAGCATAACCGCGAGATCCTCGGGGGCATGCTCGGCCTCACCGATGCCGAGCTTGAAGAGCTTGCGCGGGAGGGCATCATCGGCACCGAGATGCTGATGGAGGAGCAACTGGTGAAAGAGAAGAAGCGGGCGGCGGGTTGA